The following are encoded together in the Plasmodium vinckei vinckei genome assembly, chromosome: PVVCY_12 genome:
- a CDS encoding serine/arginine-rich splicing factor 1, putative, which translates to MAIRDSVSRIYVGNLPSHVTSRDVENEFRKFGTILKCDVKKTVSGAAFAFIEFEDARDAADAIKEKDGCDFGGNKLRVEVPFNARDNGKYSSRGRGMMGRGSKSRRGRYVVEVSGLPLSGSWQDLKDHLREAGECGHADVFKNGTGEVSFFHKEDMLEAIEKFNGSTFRSHEGEKAKITIRQKKTSWRRDDGYGRYGDRNRSYSSRSYSRSDKRRSYSRSRSYSSRSYSRSRSRSRSRSRSRSRTSSSRSRSMDRRRDAYDKKRSYSRSSSYQGRRRNNRSISKSGSRSISRSGSRSASRSSSWSHKRRH; encoded by the exons atggcTATACGTGATAGTGTTTCAAGAATATATGTTGGTAATTTACCATCACATGTTACATCTAGAGATGtagaaaatgaatttaGGAAATTTGGtacaatattaaaatgtgACGTTAAAAAAACAGTGTCAGGAGCTGCATTTGCATTTATAGAATTTGAAGATGCACGAGATGCAGCAGATgcaattaaagaaaaagatgGATGTGATTTTGGTGGAAATAAATTACGCGTTGAAGTTCCATTTAATGCTAGAGATAATGGAAAGTATAGCTCAAGAGGCAGAGGAATGATGGGAAGAGGCTCAAAATCAAGAAGAGGCCGATATGTTGTAGAG GTTTCTGGATTACCCCTTTCAGGTAGTTGGCAAGATTTAAAAGACCATCTTAGAGAAGCAGGGGAATGTGGGCATGCAgatgtttttaaaaatggtaCAGGTGAAGTTTCCTTTTTTCATAAAGAAGATATGCTTGAAGCTATTGAAAAATTCAACGGATCAACATTTAGATCCCATGAAGGAGAAAAGgcaaaaataacaatacgtcaaaaaaaaacatcatGGAGACGAGATGATGGATATGGTAGATATGGTGATAGAAATAGAAGCTATTCAAGCCGAAGTTATTCAAGAAGTGATAAGAGAAGATCTTATTCAAGAAGCAGAAGCTACAGTAGCAGGAGCTATAGTAGAAGCAGGAGTCGAAGCAGAAGCCGTAGCCGAAGTAGAAGCAGAACATCTAGTAGTAGAAGCAGAAGTATGGACAGAAGAAGAGATGCATatgacaaaaaaagaagCTACTCTAGAAGCTCATCTTATCAAGGTAgaagaagaaataataGATCCATATCAAAATCGGGATCTAGGTCTATTTCTAGATCAGGATCACGATCTGCTTCAAGATCTTCATCATGGTCTCATAAAAGAAGACATTAG
- a CDS encoding FACT complex subunit SPT16, putative, whose amino-acid sequence MSEALDVDNAKEKINFMFTYWKNNNNKDFENSNAFCILSGKSSKDDNATIQEQFQMWLLGYQLTETFFLFSKKNEKLIILTSDKKKKFLQPLLDKTDNITILERNNNDNSENFEKIKNEINMYDSKELLILKDKDSTGSFFEACYNFIKNLNKNEIDVNNNIKNLLNLRSKSDVKLQKSASDIASIIMKSVLITTIENSLDSEEYESHNKIKEKVLKFNENKKCVVKIKDKLKADIDDIDVIYSTVQSGNKFVLNFKNTNDNNYLSQNDGTIVIGLGVKYKELCANINRTLLLNAKEYHKELYNFTFSIQKYIINDCLKYNASFSDVYKKAIQYIKDNKQNYQTIGNINLENYFIKCLGHVIGFEFMEKEFLITTNNSNATIEKNTSYNISVGFENVQLPDSKNVFSTWISDTVFINDKEEVTILTDAIGKEINTISYELEESESENEEEDSEDNKKQRGKESKNVKREGSDYDESDDDDDDSNNKSAKVKKEKNKNGDSDNKKKIGISASILNNASSVIVSDRLRRRNKNSLAHNNEQEIEELNKRQNELKNKKIDEIKSRFSEGTNEYKDLNKKNIKKLEDIKSYNDADLIPRDLRSNIIHVDNKHESILLPVNGAHIPFHVSTIKNLSSNYEDNNDIFVLRINFQVPGNQGSQKGEFNAFPKLNEKEMYIKELIFKSNDEKHLQFVVKQVKELIKQVKQKEVEADVNDSKTSNEKLALNKSGRRIVLRDLMTRPNIFTGRKILGTLELHTNGLRYSANSRGTTEFIDILFDDIKHAFYQPCDGQLIILIHFHLKRYIMVGKKKTLDVQFYCEVGTQIDDLDRAKARNVYDPDEMHDEMKEREQKNKLNLIFKNFVQQMQDISKIEFEIPYPELTFSGVPNKSNVEIFVTANTINHLIEWPPFILSVEDIEIASLERVHHGLRNFDMIFVFKDYTKPVKRIDVIPIEYIDTIKKWLTTIDIVYYEGKNNLQWGNILKTILADIESFVNSKGFDGFLGEEDDEEEQSAEDEDEDDEYEVDESELSAEDDSEYDDSEEESLATESDGDEEVEEDSDDEGLSWDELEERAKKDDKKRFAYQSDDGDDSEGYNRRKKKRN is encoded by the exons ATGAGTGAAGCATTGGATGTAGATAATGCCAAAGAAAAGATAAACTTTATGTTTACCTattggaaaaataataataataaagactTTGAAAATAGTAATGCATTCTGTATTTTATCTGGTAAATCTAGCAAAGATGATAATGCAACGATTCAAGAACAGTTTCAGATGTGGCTTTTAGGATATCAACTTACagaaactttttttttattttccaaaaaaaatgaaaaattaataatacttacaagtgataaaaaaaagaaatttttACAACCATTATTAGATAAGACGGATAACATAACAATTTTAGAacgaaataataatgataatagtgagaattttgaaaaaataaaaaatgaaataaacaTGTATGATAGTaaagaattattaattttaaaagataaagATTCTACTGGAAGTTTTTTTGAAGCatgttataattttattaaaaatttgaataaaaatgaaatagatgtaaataataatataaaaaatttattaaatcttAGATCTAAATCAGATgtaaaattacaaaaatcaGCTAGTGATATAGCTAGtattataatgaaaagTGTTTTGATAACGACAATTGAAAATTCATTAGATAGTGAAGAATATGAAAGCcacaataaaataaaagaaaaagttttaaaatttaatgaaaataaaaaatgtgttgTTAAAATAAAGGATAAATTAAAAGCAGATATAGACGATATAgatgttatatatagtaCTGTTCAAAGTggaaataaatttgtattaaattttaaaaacacaaatgataataattatttatcacAAAATGATGGTACTATAGTTATAGGTTTAGGTgtcaaatataaagaattgtgtgcaaatataaatagaaccttattattaaatgctAAAGAATATCATAAAGaactttataattttactttttctatacaaaaatacataattaatgattgtttaaaatataatgcatCTTTTTCagatgtatataaaaaggctatacaatatattaaagataataaacaaaattatcaaacaattggaaatataaatttagaaaattattttataaaatgtttagGTCATGTTATAGGTTTTGAGTTTATGGAAAAGGAATTTTTAATCACaacaaataattcaaatgctacgattgaaaaaaatacatcttataatatttctgTTGGGTTCGAAAATGTACAATTACCAGATTCTAAAAATGTATTCTCAACATGGATCAGTGACACTGTTTTTATTAACGACAAAGAAGAAGTAACTATACTTACAGATGCAATAggtaaagaaataaatactaTATCATATGAATTAGAAGAAAGTGAAAgtgaaaatgaagaagaagatagtgaagataataaaaaacaacgTGGAAAAGAAtctaaaaatgtaaaaagaGAAGGTAGCGATTATGATGAAAGTGATGATGACGATGATGATAGTAATAACAAATCTGCTAAAgtcaaaaaagaaaaaaacaaaaatggagatagtgataataaaaaaaaaataggaaTATCAGCaagtatattaaataatgcaTCTAGTGTTATAGTATCAGACCGATTAAGAAgacgaaataaaaattcattaGCTCATAATAATGAACAAGAAATTgaagaattaaataaaagacaaaatgaattaaaaaataaaaaaattgatgaGATTAAAAGTAGATTTTCAGAAGGTactaatgaatataaagatttaaataaaaaaaatataaaaaaattagaagaTATTAAATCATATAATGATGCAGATTTAATTCCTCGTGATTTAAGatcaaatataatacatgttgataataaacatgaatctattttattaccTGTAAATGGTGCACATATACCTTTTCATGTATctacaattaaaaatttaagttCTAATTATgaagataataatgatatatttgttttaagaATAAACTTTCAAGTTCCAGGAAATCAGGGATCACAAAAAGGAGAGTTTAATGCTTTCCccaaattaaatgaaaaagaaatgtatattaaagaattaatatttaaatcaaaTGATGAGAAACATTTACAATTTGTTGTTAAACAAGTTAAAGAATTAATCAAACAAGTGAAACAAAAAGAAGTAGAAGCAGATGTAAATGATTCTAAAACttcaaatgaaaaattagctttaaataaaagtgGTAGAAGAATAGTATTACGGGATTTAATGACAAGacctaatatatttactggAAGAAAAATCTTAGGAACTTTAGAATTACATACTAATGGTTTAAGATATTCTGCAAATTCAAGAGGAACCACAGAATTTattgatattttatttgatgatATTAAACATGCTTTTTATCAACCATGTGATGGacaattaattatattaattcattttcatttaaaaagatatattatggtaggaaaaaaaaaaacattagaTGTTCAATTCTATTGTGAAGTAGGAACACAAATAGATGATCTTGATCGAGCTAAAGCTCGAAATGTATATGACCCTGATGAAATGCATGATGAAATGAAAGAAagagaacaaaaaaataaattaaatcttatttttaaaaattttgtacAACAAATGCAAgatatatcaaaaattgAATTTGAAATTCCATATCCCGAATTAACATTTTCAGGGGTACCAAATAAAAGTAATGTTGAAATTTTTGTTACTGCCAATACTATTAATCACTTAATTGAATGGCCACCTTTTATCTTATCTGTTGAAGATATTGAAATTGCATCTCTAGAAAGAGTACATCATGGTTTAAGAAACTTTGATAtgatttttgtttttaaagaCTATACTAAACCTGTAAAAAGAATTGATGTTATACCTAttgaatatatagatactattaaaaaatggctAACCACTATTgatattgtatattatgaaggaaaaaataatttacaatGGGGAAATATTCTTAAAACAATCCTTGCAGACATTGAATCTTTTGTTAATTCCAAGGGATTCGATGGATTTTTAGGAGAAGAAGATGATGAAGAAGAGCAATCTGCTGAAGATGAAGATGAGGATGACGAATATGAGGTCGACGAATCCGAACTG agTGCCGAAGATGATAGTGAGTATGACGATAGTGAAGAAGAAAGTTTAGCCACAGAAAGTGATGGAGATGAAGAGGTTGAAGAAGATTCAGATGATGAAGGATTATCATGGGATGAGCTTGAAGAAAGAGCTAAAAAAG ACGACAAAAAACGATTTGCCTATCAAAGTGACGATGGTGATGATAGTGAAGGATACAATAGAAGAAAGAAGAAGAgaaattaa
- a CDS encoding UTP--glucose-1-phosphate uridylyltransferase, putative, translating into MGKICELIKKTDNPDAKKYVEYLIKADQTDLLNHEGLNEENIFDVIKQIKEFEKEYPGGLIKYVEKAKMLFKKSQNETDQYSNYIIEHPDNIVKINFHLKELLSQGNVDNKVSDICSPKKYEKNIKEFELSHFNNNGHVVDIKNKFKYLDKNATLPINISLLENNKIYDTINEKKCILNATFDFDGSNIKKGKKHYKEFKEMGLKKCKTECKNNEVEEDNIESNISSIEKYLYYEKIGLEYIDKVCFILLAGGLGERLNYNDIKLKLLTSIISEKSYIEYYCNYLKSFQDFIKKNKNKEIDIPFIIMLSDDTYESAIKFLEENNYFSLKKNQIYLLKQRNVLCFKNNKSHLDYVYKNNTFYLSKKPHGHGDIHTLIKKHIQLDDFIQKGYKYLYFFQDTNALAMKVLFAFLGVSIEKQLHMNFLAISRKPGEEIGTICKLTNSGKTIDVVNIEYNIFETILKNLSKTDVVDKDGCSLYSGNTNSLIFEIGKYNEILKKTNGIVPEHINPKYSDDTKQNFVSPARIECMMQDFVYLYFTKNSNQTEGNDKIQEKNEDEKKNKNEYENEYNNKVGVTELNRILCFSSVKNNRIIAKKKIQKNIHPECIYSAEADLYYSNCAFIELACIYNKKKTNLEKMDIQFMNGTPYIMPPKVLIEPQFAFTLTQLINKIKGNISIKNNSTLWIKSDAIITNLYLDGASIIENTNKEPNNTPIILEENLFIKNQGFQIVEHFENSKNIFNNSDIRDYKLVKRAVLMISN; encoded by the coding sequence ATGGGAAAAATTTgtgaattaataaaaaaaaccgATAATCCTGATgccaaaaaatatgttgaatatttaattaaagcAGATCAAACCGATCTTTTAAATCATGAAGGattaaatgaagaaaatatttttgatgtCATTAAACAAATCAAAgaatttgaaaaagaatATCCTGGTggattaattaaatatgtagaaaaagcaaaaatgctttttaaaaaatcacaaaatgaaactgatcaatattcaaattatataatagaaCACCCAGATaatatagtaaaaataaattttcatttaaaagaattattatCTCAAGGTAATGTAGATAATAAAGTATCAGATATATGTTCTCCTAAAAagtatgaaaaaaatattaaggAATTTGAATTGTctcattttaataataatgggCATGTtgttgatataaaaaacaaatttaaatatttggaTAAAAATGCAACATTgccaataaatatatcattattagaaaataataaaatttatgatacaattaatgaaaagaaATGTATATTAAATGCTACATTTGATTTCGATGGGagtaatattaaaaagggaAAGAAACATTATAAAGAGTTTAAAGAGATGGGCCTCAAAAAATGCAAGACagaatgtaaaaataatgaagtaGAGGAAGATAATATAGAATCGAATATTTCATCTATTGAAAAATATctttattatgaaaaaataggattggaatatattgataaagtttgttttattttattagcaGGAGGACTAGGAGAAAggttaaattataatgatataaaattaaaattattaactaGTATAATATCCGAAAAAAGCTATATTGAATATTATTGTaactatttaaaaagttttcaagactttattaaaaaaaataaaaataaagaaatagatataccttttataattatgttaTCTGATGATACTTATGAAAGTGCAATCAAATTtttagaagaaaataattacttttctttaaaaaaaaaccaaatatatttattaaaacaaagaaatgttttatgctttaaaaataataaatctcATTTAGattatgtttataaaaataatactttTTATCTGTCTAAAAAACCTCATGGGCATGGAGATATACAtacattaattaaaaagcATATACAACTCGATGATTTCATTCAAAAgggatataaatatttatatttttttcaggATACAAATGCTTTAGCAATGAAGGTTTTATTTGCTTTTTTAGGTGTATCTATAGAGAAGCAATTGCATATGAACTTTTTAGCTATATCGCGAAAGCCTGGTGAAGAAATAGGAACAATCTGTAAATTAACAAACAGTGGAAAAACAATAGATGttgtaaatatagaatataatatttttgaaacaatattaaaaaatttatcaaaaaCAGATGTTGTTGATAAAGATGGATGTTCATTATACTCTGGTAATACTAATTCCTTGATATTTGAAATAGggaaatataatgaaatattaaaaaaaacaaatggaATAGTACCAGAACATATCAATCCAAAATATTCGGATGATACTAAACAGAATTTTGTAAGTCCAGCAAGAATTGAATGTATGATGCAagattttgtatatttatattttactaaAAATTCGAACCAGACAGAAGGGAACGACAAGATACAAGAAAAGAAtgaagatgaaaaaaaaaataaaaatgaatatgaaaacgaatacaataataaagtAGGTGTCACTGAGTTAAACCgaattttatgtttttcatcagtaaaaaataaccgaattattgcaaaaaaaaaaattcaaaaaaatatacacccagaatgtatatatagtgCAGAAGCAGATTTATATTATAGCAATTGTGCTTTTATAGAATTagcatgtatatataataaaaaaaaaacaaatttagaaaaaatggatattcAATTTATGAATGGAACCCCATATATTATGCCACCTAAAGTGTTGATTGAGCCACAATTTGCTTTTACATTAACTCAgctaataaacaaaataaaaggtAACATAAGCATAAAGAATAATTCTACTTTATGGATAAAATCCGATGCTATtattacaaatttatatttagatGGTGCATCAATTATTGAAAATACAAACAAAGAACCAAATAATACTCCTATTATATTGGAagaaaatttgtttataaaaaatcaagGATTTCAAATAGTAGaacattttgaaaattccaaaaatatttttaacaattCAGATATAAGAGATTATAAATTAGTGAAAAGGGCTGTTCTTATGATAAGCAATTGA
- a CDS encoding F-actin-capping protein subunit beta, putative: MDDTRNSEGKIDAVLNICNILPARLFEETIIILSKIDKNLTNNILINKEGPIKIKFDNKEKKYFLGNMFNKEKESYRSPYTNLYYPENFPNGYIPSEPLRSLEILYNEIFERYRKAYYINGLSSVYLWPNPIEDGFVACFMIKKKENYSNNTYMDWEGTHLIQVNITHSIIHYQISTTLNISIVQKNETILSASVNKVLENPKKISDINLIKDKFFHIENMGKIIEGIENSLRKSIEYIYLSKINENLNSLRYNDLLYNNKNYHKIKSLESISSDIKFSKGNIQNELKSKLKKKNLNGGTEYLLNT, encoded by the coding sequence ATGGACGACACAAGAAATAGCGAAGGCAAAATCGATGCAGTATTAAACATATGTAACATTTTACCTGCACGACTCTTTGAagaaacaataataatattgtcaaaaatagacaaaaatttaacaaataatatattaataaataaggAAGGCccaattaaaattaaatttgataataaagaaaaaaaatattttttaggtaatatgtttaataaGGAAAAAGAATCATATAGATCTccatatacaaatttatattatccaGAAAATTTTCCCAATGGTTATATACCATCTGAACCTTTAAGAAGtttagaaatattatataatgaaatatttgaaaGATATCGAAAagcttattatataaatggtTTATCATCTGTTTATTTATGGCCTAATCCAATAGAAGATGGGTTTGTTGCATgttttatgataaaaaaaaaagaaaattatagtaataatacatatatggaTTGGGAAGGTACACATTTAATACAGGTAAATATAACCCACTCAATTATACATTATCAAATATCTACAactttaaatatttctatagttcaaaaaaatgaaactaTATTGTCTGCTTCTGTTAATAAAGTTTTAGAAaatccaaaaaaaatatcagatattaatttaataaaagataaattttttcatatagaaaatatggGGAAAATAATTGAGGGTATTGAAAACTCCCTCAGAAAAAGTAtcgaatatatatatctgtctaaaattaatgaaaatttaaattccCTTAGATataatgatttattatacaataataaaaattatcataaaataaagagCTTAGAAAGCATTTCAAgtgatataaaattttcaaaaggtaatatacaaaatgagCTAAAGtctaaattaaaaaaaaaaaatctgaACGGGGGAACAGAATATCTCCTTAATACTTAG
- a CDS encoding eukaryotic translation initiation factor 3 subunit B, putative, translating to MVKVEESELSDKELVDFLSDDSDDGNETLLNKKYAGKEALITLETKFPKIVTILGIPKVEEEKHSRLAEVLKKLFIRHLSAKISDSSIMNIKIHMPVDNEKKTKGICFVTFHDSFQANEAVKVLNKLKLDAKHLLTASKMDDIENIINRDERVMPINVVGFTREKIRWWLYDEKCREQFIVRYDSHFEVHWLDPLEKEPQLIYTTFKKNAPFSSVQWSNQGSYLVSFHNPGIALWGGDNFEKLIRLQHKSVKDISFSPNENYVLTWDGTPASLRNEKSICIWRVITGKLLRSFITPEYSPREKIFPHFLWSPDDKYIACIGKQKEVYIYELPSMLLLEDREKKRTPLKYSVVKEFDWSPVDNIVSIWIPETNNTPGTLILVEIPSRKELVSRKIYDVSQASIHWQSKGDYLCLKTTIVKKIGKKGKKEHTQLEIFRMREKNIPVDNIQIEGVKTKQFHWEESNSNRFALIVRDEATSRQQIRFYKILNKGTTRNVKWTSTFDINNQMNFMKWSPQGTFFILASLLSEGMLYFCFLNSNDEVEVIHKDEHLLVNSVAWSNCGRYLVTSVSNLSGISSSNYKEENSETGFYIWTFQGRCLMTVKKPSFYQFFFRPHPKSLFSDKLKIDIKNNLKDYSKKFDVIDEKIRNSKKNQLISERKNVENSFNEKLEKITKLFQSFKEYELFRRNWETFESQFEWEEKTVVIEHVLSVKQEIFA from the coding sequence atggTTAAAGTTGAAGAAAGCGAATTAAGCGACAAGGAACTTGTCGATTTTTTATCAGATGACAGTGATGATGGAAATGAAACTttgttaaataaaaaatatgcaggAAAAGAAGCTTTGATTACACTTGAAACAAAGTTTCCTAAAATTGTTACAATATTAGGTATACCAAAAgtagaagaagaaaaacaTAGTAGGTTAGCAGAGGttttaaagaaattatttataaggCATTTAAGTGCCAAAATAAGTGATTCAtcaataatgaatataaaaatccaTATGCCAGTAGataacgaaaaaaaaacaaaaggaATATGCTTTGTTACATTTCATGATAGTTTTCAAGCAAATGAAGCAGTAAAggtattaaataaattaaaattggaTGCAAAACATTTATTAACAGCATCAAAAATGGatgatatagaaaatataataaataggGATGAACGTGTAATGCCTATAAATGTTGTTGGATTTAcaagagaaaaaataagatgGTGGttatatgatgaaaaatgtAGAGAACAATTTATTGTTCGATATGACAGCCATTTTGAAGTTCATTGGTTAGATCCTTTAGAAAAAGAACCACAATTAATTTATActacatttaaaaaaaatgctcCATTTTCAAGTGTCCAATGGAGTAACCAAGGGTCATACTTAGTCAGTTTTCATAATCCAGGTATAGCATTATGGGGTGGagataattttgaaaaattaataagaCTACAACATAAAAGTGTTAAAGATATAAGTTTCTCaccaaatgaaaattatgtattaaCTTGGGATGGTACTCCTGCTTCATtaagaaatgaaaaatcTATTTGTATATGGAGAGTAATAACAGGAAAATTGCTTCGTTCTTTTATCACACCTGAATATAGTCcaagagaaaaaatattcccTCACTTTTTATGGAGTCCtgatgataaatatattgcaTGTATaggaaaacaaaaagaagtatatatatatgaattgccatctatgttattattagaagatcgtgaaaaaaaaagaactccattaaaatattcagTCGTTAAAGAATTTGATTGGTCACCTGTAGATAATATAGTTTCTATTTGGATCCctgaaacaaataatacaCCAGGAACTTTGATATTAGTAGAAATTCCATCTAGAAAAGAATTAGTATCTAGAAAAATTTATGATGTTAGTCAAGCATCTATTCATTGGCAAAGTAAAGGAGATTACTTATGTCTTAAAACAACCATTGTTAAAAAGATtggaaaaaaaggaaaaaaagaacACACACAATTAGAAATATTTAGAAtgagagaaaaaaatatacctGTAGATAATATACAAATCGAGGGagtaaaaacaaaacaattTCATTGGGAAGAATCAAATAGTAATAGATTTGCATTAATAGTAAGAGATGAAGCTACAAGTAGACAACAAATaagattttataaaatattaaataaaggTACTACGAGAAATGTAAAATGGACTAGTACATTTGATATAAACAATCAAATGAATTTTATGAAATGGTCACCACAAGGaaccttttttatattagcTTCCTTACTATCAGAAGGAATGCTATATTTctgttttttaaattcaaaTGATGAAGTTGAAGTAATACATAAAGATGAGCATTTATTAGTAAATTCTGTTGCATGGAGTAATTGTGGTAGATACCTTGTTACATCTGTTTCGAATTTATCTGGTATATCAAGTTCTAATtataaagaagaaaatagtGAAACAGGCTTTTATATATGGACTTTTCAAGGTAGATGTTTAATGACTGTTAAAAAACCATCATTTTATCAATTCTTTTTTAGACCTCATCCAAAATCACTATTTAGTGATAAATTGAaaattgatataaaaaataatctaaAAGATTATTCTAAAAAATTCGATGTTAtagatgaaaaaattagaaaTTCTAAAAAGAACCAATTAATTtcagaaagaaaaaatgttgaaaattcatttaatgaaaaattggAGAAAAtcacaaaattatttcaatCCTTTAAAGAATATGAATTGTTCAGAAGAAATTGGGAAACATTTGAAAGCCAATTTGAGTGGGAAGAAAAAACAGTTGTCATCGAACATGTCCTTTCTGTTAAGCAGGAAATCTTCGCATAG
- a CDS encoding apicortin, putative: MNKMAFPEIFSDIEENKFVPIQKYFSSPRDIFLIDFINNEGNNEDDNIKNINNNMLYEKKKNKQYTSVFERLTDQTFYTGTHKKKFEALVKRKLNEQDMDNYLSKNLEIHKNIKNENIISQYSSPIGINQSEKGKKKEKNLIVTPGILGIQKYGIQIARPKSIWLYRNGDKHHNGLLFFIKPHINNLKLLLFEITKVLDPIIGPIRKMYDQNFRLIKNIQQLADGAKYLCTSGDPPASIDNLGKFMSKWIIQE, translated from the coding sequence atgaacaaaatgGCATTCCCTGAAATATTTTCCGAtatagaagaaaataaatttgtacctattcaaaaatatttttcaagtCCAAGAGACATATTCTTAattgattttataaataatgaggGGAATAACGAggatgataatataaaaaatattaacaataatatgctatatgaaaaaaaaaaaaacaaacaataTACAAGCGTATTTGAACGTTTAACAGATCAAACTTTTTATACAGGAactcataaaaaaaaattcgaaGCATTGGTAAAACGTAAATTGAATGAACAGGATATggataattatttatctaaaaatttagaaatacataaaaatataaaaaatgaaaatattatttctcAATATTCCTCTCCTATTGGAATAAATCAATctgaaaaaggaaaaaaaaaagaaaaaaatttgatagTTACCCCAGGAATCCTTggtatacaaaaatatggaatTCAAATTGCCCGTCCAAAAAGTATTTGGCTATATAGAAATGGAGATAAACATCATAATGGCTtacttttctttattaagccacatataaataatttaaaattgctATTGTTTGAAATTACAAAAGTATTAGATCCGATCATTGGGCCTATACGTAAAATGTATGACCAAAATTTTAGGcttatcaaaaatatacagCAACTTGCCGATGGTGccaaatatttatgcaCCTCTGGCGACCCACCAGCAAGTATTGACAATCTTGGCAAGTTCATGTCCAAGTGGATTATACAAGAATAA